From the genome of Effusibacillus lacus, one region includes:
- the glnA gene encoding type I glutamate--ammonia ligase produces the protein MDQATVKKLVKDNGVEFIIVQFVDVLGNLKHLELPISQLDKVLDGDIMFDGSSILGFASIENSDMYLKPDLSTFAVLPWSGGKEARIICDVYTGDQKPFAGDPRSVLKRALEKAKTLGFEGLNVGPEPEFFLFPLDEKGEPVFTPHDGIGYFDAGARDKGQKVRQDITRTLQALGFEVEALHHEVAIGQHEVDFKFGDALLTADRIATFKWVVKEIAAQHGFYASFMPKPIARINGSGMHVHQSLYTTQGNAFYDANDELGLSANARHYIAGILAHAQAFAAVTNPTINSYKRLVPGYEAPCYIAWSCSNRSALIRIPAARKAATRIEVRCPDPMANPYLALALMLVSGLDGIEKKLPLVPEVKENIYHMSDSIRAEYGIEALPADLNEALNNLAQDEVLKNALGTHLYESYMSLKKAEWDEYRLEVHPWELKQYN, from the coding sequence ATGGATCAAGCGACAGTTAAGAAACTTGTGAAAGACAACGGCGTGGAATTCATCATTGTCCAATTCGTTGACGTGTTGGGAAATTTAAAACATTTGGAGCTTCCGATTAGCCAATTGGATAAGGTATTGGACGGGGACATCATGTTCGACGGATCTTCCATTCTGGGATTCGCATCGATTGAAAACTCGGACATGTATTTGAAGCCGGATTTGTCCACGTTTGCCGTGTTGCCATGGTCTGGCGGCAAAGAAGCACGGATCATCTGCGATGTTTATACCGGCGATCAGAAGCCGTTTGCCGGGGATCCGCGCTCTGTACTCAAACGTGCTCTTGAAAAAGCGAAAACTCTTGGATTTGAAGGACTGAATGTCGGTCCGGAACCGGAGTTCTTCTTGTTCCCGTTGGACGAAAAAGGAGAACCGGTTTTCACGCCGCATGACGGCATCGGTTATTTTGATGCAGGCGCACGCGACAAAGGGCAGAAAGTACGTCAGGATATCACTCGTACCCTTCAAGCTCTCGGTTTTGAAGTAGAAGCCCTTCACCACGAGGTGGCTATCGGTCAACACGAAGTTGACTTTAAATTCGGAGATGCATTGCTGACAGCTGACCGCATCGCAACATTCAAATGGGTTGTAAAAGAGATTGCGGCTCAGCACGGATTTTACGCAAGCTTTATGCCGAAACCGATCGCTCGCATTAACGGTTCCGGTATGCATGTGCATCAATCCCTCTATACCACACAGGGCAATGCATTCTATGATGCGAATGATGAGCTCGGTCTCTCCGCCAATGCTCGTCATTACATTGCGGGTATCCTTGCTCATGCACAAGCGTTTGCTGCTGTAACCAACCCGACGATTAACTCTTATAAGCGTTTGGTGCCAGGTTATGAAGCGCCCTGCTACATCGCATGGTCTTGCTCCAACCGTTCGGCTTTGATCCGGATTCCGGCCGCTCGCAAAGCTGCAACCCGTATTGAAGTTCGTTGCCCGGATCCGATGGCAAATCCTTACTTGGCACTTGCTCTCATGCTCGTGTCTGGTTTGGACGGAATTGAGAAGAAACTCCCGCTTGTTCCTGAAGTGAAGGAAAACATTTATCACATGTCGGATAGTATTCGCGCGGAGTATGGCATTGAGGCACTCCCGGCCGATCTGAACGAAGCGCTGAACAACCTGGCACAGGATGAAGTGTTGAAGAACGCGCTTGGCACTCATCTCTATGAATCATATATGTCGCTCAAAAAAGCGGAATGGGATGAGTATCGCCTTGAAGTGCATCCTTGGGAACTCAAGCAGTACAATTAA